The Zerene cesonia ecotype Mississippi chromosome 2, Zerene_cesonia_1.1, whole genome shotgun sequence region ttttttcacatatgtttattatatatactagttatatattattaaaggaaTCAAGAGGTTGACAAAGCGACAATACAAAACAGTGTGCGGcattgtattataaagaatCTAGGTAGGAACTATTGAAAGATTACACTTTTCcagttatataattaacattttgtgAACTACATCACATAACATTCGCGGAGATAAGACCTTGACCGACTGATGCGGCGGCCGCTATAGCTCGTTGGCTAACACAACTCGACTTTTTGTCAATGGTCTGTCTATTCTCAAGGACCTTTGGTTGAAGCTTTGTGTTTTTTTGACACGAATATTGCCTTCAAGGGTGTCATAGGTTTCATCTGTGTCAAAAAATCGTATATTGAGTATTTTGTATATGTGCAAAATTATACAGATTTGTGTAAGACATTCTTCCAtaatcataaacaaaataatatacaagatGTAATTTTGGATTTTTACCTGAAGGGAAAGTAATCTTAATAACATAGATAGAAAATTTTACTCAGCGAAAACATTCCATTATGTTTGAAAAGAAAGTGAAACAGCATTCTACAATTTCCAACAATGTATTTACCACACCCATCAACGAAaccaattaaaatcaataatattacatcATGTACTTTAATGGcatttatcaatattgttatttaagagGATAAAATTTCTCTAAAAGAACTTGATAAAGCAAATACTATTTGTAAAAGTATCATGCGGCTgtttgacattttatattatttatgtggtTATATGTGACTTACATAATATgcctttaaattttcttttacaacTGTACCCTAAATATTGCCAATgatatcaattgaaataatatttgaatttaatgatAGAAATCATACAAAGATCAAAAATTGTGTTCATTtgaattactttaattaaattataaaacttaatgtgcattttaaaatactgcATGTATGTACTCTATATGCATCTGCTTACTTCCTTAGCTGTTTATGCTATTTAATGATCATCTACAATTTTAAGTAGACTCATGTATTTGTAATGCAAAAAAACAACATCTGGACTTTATTTACAGCTTGCtctaaacttatatatttgaCATACAATCTGATAAAGAAATGTGTGCATATAGAAGCATGCCTTGCCATACATTGATTTTCTAAATAGGTGtttgatttatgaataaacaatattttcattatttcataactATTAGGATCGTAAAAGTgtggaataatttaattattttgtatgattgTTAATTCTTATGTAATTACCAGACAGTTAAGAAGGttttaaaatgagaaattacTATTTAGCAGTTTCATATGAGATGATAAGCAACTTATAGTTCTAAAGAgcagttatgattttttaaatggcATATAAAgagcatttacaatattttttttattcatttgtttcacCTATATCATTGTTTTATCTCAACAGAATAACATTGTTGCagctcatattttttatatgttttattttattctgcgataatataagcaaacagtatttttattattaatttataaactaattattgtataatttggaGACTTAgactatttttcataatttgcgtaaataatttgatatcatCTCACTGTAGATATtatgtatcatttttattatctaactgattatttcaaaattactccTTGAAGCCATCAATTGTATGGTAATTGCAATTAACTCCATTGATAAATTGGTTAAAAGGGTACTTTGGTTTAAGAATGGTTCATGTAAAAAATAgagatttaacatttttttaatacaattatctCAAATTAGGAAAAACTTACCTCTTCAACTGTTAATGGAAGGGTAACACgactgaaaaagaaaaataatttttatttattatagtgacgcaaaaattttaaatcaagcTCGGCTTTaggatacataaaataaaattaatttaaattaatttaatttaaattttagaatacattttgattggttaataattatattttatagctaaATATTGATCGTACTTTGATAAACATTATGTGAAAAAACCGCTTACGAAAGCAACGCTCTACAGATTTTTGCTGACTGttaaaaaatcgatttattttcgCAATTACAGAATATAACCTTTAACAATACTCACTATTCTTTGATAAGCATCTTGATATTGTACTTTTTCACTTATATGCACATTAGATTACTCACTACAACCTTAGAATAAACTTATCACAGTTCAACACTTGAGCGCTGGCCCTATTTATacgattttgtaaattaatgaatCTTTGACCATTCAATGACTGAATATGACAAGGCGCATGCTTCACTTCATGATACAGCGGATATTGCGTCAACAAATAGGCTGCGTTCAGAACAAATTTGTAAAAGGTTTTATCAAGGAATATTGTCTTGTAAGTACTTATTTAtcgtttacttttatttaatttcacatttaaatgtgCCTATTtagattcatattataaacatatgtaatattattttgttgacaAAACTTCACTGATCGTATTCTAGTTGTTAGTAGACCGCTAGCCACTAGGGTTTTGACATTTGTCAttagttcttaatctgtgatTTGTCATTTGTCAAGCGCTTGTCATTTTGGCACTGCTGATTTTCTGTTGGGTGGCTAAGTGCCAACTGGTATCAAAGTATTATGTCGATGGTATAGAATAAAAACCATAAAAGTATTGGAAAGTAAGCGTAAAGAATTGGTATAGTTATTGAATGCATATTGGTGAATTTGAAATGcaatttactataaatttactttgattgcaaatgttttaaaacattgtattcTTGTTAAAACCAATAACTTGTTCAAAATGAGCCTGGTTGGAAAGAAGTGTGAATCAATAACGCTTCTTGAATCAAACAGGGAGGAAATTTTGAGTCAAGTAACGCCAGATGATGTTCTTAAGTTAGATAAAATTACGGAGACATATTTATGTAGCCCTGAAGCGAATGTATACGATATAGATTTTACGAGATTTAAAATAAGGGATTTGGAAACGGGAACGGTCTTGTTTGAGATTGCGAAGCCTCCAACAGATTTTGGGGTAGATAATGAGGGTGCGGAGGATGGATCTGAAGAACCACTCGATCCTAATGCGGGAAGATTTGTCCGGTATCAATTTACACCTCAATTTCTAAAATTACGAACTGTTGGTGCTACGTAAGTGTGAATTCTAGCCagtaatcaatataatttgaattgagTATGTTTAGTAacagtaacaaatataaattaaattttcagggTTGA contains the following coding sequences:
- the LOC119832688 gene encoding protein unc-119 homolog, whose protein sequence is MSLVGKKCESITLLESNREEILSQVTPDDVLKLDKITETYLCSPEANVYDIDFTRFKIRDLETGTVLFEIAKPPTDFGVDNEGAEDGSEEPLDPNAGRFVRYQFTPQFLKLRTVGATVEFTVGARPVNHFRMIEKHFFRDTLLKTFDFEFGFCIPFSKNTCEHIYEFPTLPPDLVEEMIAAPFETCSDSFYFVDNHLVMHNKADYAYNGGINI